In Streptomyces paludis, the genomic stretch GCCTTCCTGGTCAGCGGGCTCGGTACGACGGTCCCCGAGGTGATCGGCGAGCCGTACGCGGACGCCGACGACACCGCGTATCTGCCGATGTTCCGCCAGCCCGTGCTGGTCTTCGAGGGGGCGAAGGAGACGCTGACCGCCGCGCACGGACGCGCGCTGTCCCGTGCGCTGCCGAGGGCCGTGTTCACGTCGGATCTGTTCGGCACGGGCAACGACCGGGACAACCGGGCGGCGGTGCGGGCCGTGGGCAAGGATCAGCTCGACCTTGTGGGGCTGGCTGTTTACGGGCCGCGCAACGCGGTGGACAAGGTCCTCAAGGGGGCGCGGATGCACCACTGAGACGTGTCCTTCCTCCCTCGGCGGTGTCTCTGGGCCGACTGCTGCCGTCCGCTCGCTGCCCGTTCGAAGGGCGGGGATGATTCCCGTATGGAGATCAGGCTGGCCTCGGGGCGGGGGCGCTGGGTGGTTTTCACCACGGTCCTCGGGTCGAGCATGGCGTTGCTGGACTCGACCGTGGTCAATGTGGCGCTGCCGCACATCGGGGCGTCGCTCAACGCGGATCTGGCCGTGCTCCAGTGGACCGTGAACGCCTACATGCTGACGCTGGCCGGGCTGATTCTGCTCGGCGGGGCGCTGGGGGACCGCTACGGGCGGCGGCGGGTGTTCGTGGTGGGGGTGGTGTGGTTCGCGGCGGGGTCGCTGCTGTGCGGGGTGGCGCCCGGGGCGGCGGTGCTGATCGTGGCCCGCGCCGTGCAGGGGGTGGGCGGGGCGCTGCTGGTGCCGGGGTCGCTGGCGATCATTCAGGCGAGCTTCCACCCGGACGACCGGGCGCGGGCCGTCGGGCTCTGGTCGGGGCTCGGCGGGGTCGGGGCGGCCGTCGGGCCGTTCCTGGGCGGCTGGCTGGTCGACGGGCCCGGCTGGCGGTGGGTGTTCCTGATCAATGTGCCGCTGGCCGCGCTGTGTGTGCCGGTGGCGCTGCGGCACGTACCGGAGACCAGGGACCCGGCGGCGCACGGTCGGTTCGACGCGCTGGGAGCCGGGCTGGGGGCGGTGGCGCTGGCGCTCGTCACGTACGCGCTCATCGGGCGGGTGTGGTGGGCGGGGCTGCTGGGCGTGCTGGTGGCGGTCGGTTTCGTACGGGTGGAACGGCGTCGGCCGGATCCGATGCTGCCGCTGTCGATCTTCCGGTCCCGGCTGTTCACCTCGGTCAATCTGGTCACGCTCTGCGTGTACGCGGCGTTCGGCGGGTTCTTCTTCCTCGCCGCGCTCCAGCTCCAGGTCGTCGTGGGCTACTCGGCGCTCGGCGCGGGCGCGGCGCTGCTGCCGACGACGGTGCTGATGCTGCTGCTGTCCGCGCGGTCCGGCGCGCTGGCCGAGCGCATCGGGCCGCGTATCCCGCTGACCGTCGGCCCGCTGCTGTGCGCCGCCGGGATGCTGCTGATGCTGCGCGTGGGCGAGCACGCCACGTATCTCACGGATGTGCTGCCCGCGCTGGTGGTCATGGGGGCGGGGATGGTCTCGCTGGTCGCGCCGCTGACGGCGACCGTGCTCGGCTCCGTGGACACCGCGCGCGCCGGGCTGGCCAGCGGCATCAACAACGCCGCCGCCCGCGCGGCCGGGCTGCTCGCGGTGGCCGCGCTGCCGCTGCTGGCGGGCATGGGCCCGGAGGCGTACCGCTCGGCGGCGGAGTTCGGCGCCACGTTCCGGCGGGCGATGCCGATGTGCGCGGGGGTGCTGGTGCTGGGCGCGCTGATCGCCTGGACGACGGTACGTACCCCGGCCGGGGCGCCGGGTGAGACCCCCGTCCGGGCGCCGGCCGAGGTCCCGGCCGTAGCGGAAGGTACGGCGTCGGTCCGGCCCGAGTGCCGCGTCCACTGCGGGCTGACGGCGCCGCCGCTGGAGCCGAGGACCACCGCGGGCCGCGCCGGGGGCGTTGGGGGAGACGGAAGCGACGGGGGCGGCGGGTGATCCGGCCGGGCAGGGCAGACTGTAGGTATGGCCATGCATGAAAACCTCCTGGGGGGACCTCCCCCCACTCAGCTGCCCGATGACCCCAAGCCCCGTGAGCTGCTCGCGAACGGTACGCCGCCCGCCGAGGTCGCCGCGGAGTATCCGACCTCCTCGCTCGCCTGGGCACAGCTCGCCGATGGCGCGTTCGAGGGCGGGCGGGTCGTCGAGTCGTACGCGTACGCGCGGACCGGATACCACCGCGGGCTCGACTCGTTGCGGCGCAGCGGCTGGAAGGGACACGGGCCCGTGCCGTGGGAGCACGAGCCGAACCGGGGCTTCCTGCGCGCGCTGCACGCGCTCGCCCGGGCCGCGCAGGCGATCGGTGAGGAGGCGGAGTACGAGCGCTGCGCGACGTTCCTGCGCGATTCCTCGCCGCTGGCGGCCGACACCCTCGGCTGACGCGCCGCGCCGCGCCGGCCGCTCGCGTCACATGAGCCGGTGCGGGCCGCTCACCCAGCGTGAGCTGCCCCGTTCCACCAGGTGCTCGTGAGTCTCGTCACTGCGTGAAAGTGGAACCGTACGAAGGCCCCGCCCGTATCCCTGGGCGCGGGCCTTCGCTTGTTCGATCGCGCGCACTGTCGAACAAGGAGACCGTTTGTGGGCCAGCGTGCTGTCACCCTCCAAGGCCGCCGTCGGCGTCGGCCCTCCGCGCCGCTGGCGGTGGTCGGGCTGGTGGTGGCCACCGCGGTGATAGGCGGCGGCGTCGCCCTCGCCTCCTGGCGGGACAGCGGGGGTGCCGGGAGCGCGGCTGGTGGTACGGGCGCCGATGCCGCTCCCGGGGCCGTCGTTCCGGCCCCCGGCGCGGGGGCGCCCGCGGCCTCGGCGCCGGCCTCGCCCTCCGTGGAGCCGCTGCCCACGCCCACTCCTACCCCGACCCCCACCCCCACGCCGACGCCCACCCCGACCCCCACCAGCGTTCCCGTCTCCGGGCCCGGCACCTTCACCACCGCGCGGGCGCAGGGCGACCGGACCGGCTCCGGGCCGCTGCGCCGCTACCTCGTACAGGTCGAGGACGGGATCGATGTCTCGGCCGCCGGGGCCGCCGAGGAGATCCAGCAGATCCTGGCCCATCCGCAGGGCTGGGCCGCGCACGGCCGGGGCTCCTTCCAGCTGGTCTCCCAGGAGGCCGCCGCCGACTTCATCATCCGGATCGCCACCCCCACCACCGCCGACAACCTCTGCGCCAAGGAGGGCCTCAACACCCGCGGTGAGCTGAACTGCGAGACCACCGAGGGCGTCGTGGTCAATCTGCGGCGCTGGATGCTCGGATCGCCGAAGTTCGACGGACCGCCGTCGGAGTACCGGCACCTGATCATCAACCACGAGGTCGGGCACGAGATCGGTATCCGCCAGCACATGGGCTGCGGCGGCCCCGGCAAGCTCGCGCCCGTAATGATGCAGCAGATCAAGGGCCTCGACGGGTGCCGGTCCAACGCGTGGCCGTACGACAAGGACGGGGAGTTCATCGAGGGTCCGATCGTCTGACGGCCCGACCCGGGGCGGGCGGCGGGCGCCGGGTATCTCCTGGGGCGTGAGGTGCTCGTGGGGCGACCGTCCTATGATGCGAGGAGGGGACCGGGGCTCCATAGCCAATCGGAAAGGGGCGGACCGCTACCCGGCAGCCATATCGAGGAGACAGCGATGTCGCATACCCCCGATGCTCCCGGAGCCGGTTCGGACGCCCCGAACCTCGACTTCGCCGGGACCACTCCGTACGAGGACTACGTCCAGGCCGACGTCCTCACCCATTTGCAGCAGCCGCGCTCCGACGACCCCGGTGAGCTGGTCTTTCTCGTCACCACCCAGGTCATGGAACTGTGGTTCACGGTGATCGTCCACGAGTGGGAGACCGCCGCTCGGGCGCTGCGCGAGGACCGTGTGCCGCGCGCCCTGGACGCGCTCAAGCGGTCCGTACGGGAGCTGGAGGCGCTCAACGCCTCCTGGAAACCGCTCGGCCAGCTGACCCCCGCGCAGTTCAACGCGTACCGGAGCGCGCTCGGTGAGGGCTCCGGCTTCCAGTCGGCGATGTACCGGCGGATGGAGTTCCTG encodes the following:
- a CDS encoding DUF2000 domain-containing protein, whose amino-acid sequence is MRDDPRDDPRDDPRDQDAPVRFDTKIAVLLRDDLESWQRLNVTAFLVSGLGTTVPEVIGEPYADADDTAYLPMFRQPVLVFEGAKETLTAAHGRALSRALPRAVFTSDLFGTGNDRDNRAAVRAVGKDQLDLVGLAVYGPRNAVDKVLKGARMHH
- a CDS encoding DHA2 family efflux MFS transporter permease subunit, with protein sequence MEIRLASGRGRWVVFTTVLGSSMALLDSTVVNVALPHIGASLNADLAVLQWTVNAYMLTLAGLILLGGALGDRYGRRRVFVVGVVWFAAGSLLCGVAPGAAVLIVARAVQGVGGALLVPGSLAIIQASFHPDDRARAVGLWSGLGGVGAAVGPFLGGWLVDGPGWRWVFLINVPLAALCVPVALRHVPETRDPAAHGRFDALGAGLGAVALALVTYALIGRVWWAGLLGVLVAVGFVRVERRRPDPMLPLSIFRSRLFTSVNLVTLCVYAAFGGFFFLAALQLQVVVGYSALGAGAALLPTTVLMLLLSARSGALAERIGPRIPLTVGPLLCAAGMLLMLRVGEHATYLTDVLPALVVMGAGMVSLVAPLTATVLGSVDTARAGLASGINNAAARAAGLLAVAALPLLAGMGPEAYRSAAEFGATFRRAMPMCAGVLVLGALIAWTTVRTPAGAPGETPVRAPAEVPAVAEGTASVRPECRVHCGLTAPPLEPRTTAGRAGGVGGDGSDGGGG
- a CDS encoding DUF3151 domain-containing protein; this encodes MAMHENLLGGPPPTQLPDDPKPRELLANGTPPAEVAAEYPTSSLAWAQLADGAFEGGRVVESYAYARTGYHRGLDSLRRSGWKGHGPVPWEHEPNRGFLRALHALARAAQAIGEEAEYERCATFLRDSSPLAADTLG
- a CDS encoding DUF3152 domain-containing protein, with amino-acid sequence MGQRAVTLQGRRRRRPSAPLAVVGLVVATAVIGGGVALASWRDSGGAGSAAGGTGADAAPGAVVPAPGAGAPAASAPASPSVEPLPTPTPTPTPTPTPTPTPTPTSVPVSGPGTFTTARAQGDRTGSGPLRRYLVQVEDGIDVSAAGAAEEIQQILAHPQGWAAHGRGSFQLVSQEAAADFIIRIATPTTADNLCAKEGLNTRGELNCETTEGVVVNLRRWMLGSPKFDGPPSEYRHLIINHEVGHEIGIRQHMGCGGPGKLAPVMMQQIKGLDGCRSNAWPYDKDGEFIEGPIV